One Lacticaseibacillus rhamnosus genomic window carries:
- a CDS encoding nucleoside 2-deoxyribosyltransferase, with product MKIYFANALFSHADFDYNAKLAAQIRTAIPKVDLYVPQENAAINNKEAYADSKMIAEADTQRLEAADLMIAILDGPVIDNGVATEVGVAYARHIPILGLYTDSRRLGATNHKKLAALQEVAENQFHYLNLYTTGLIKLNGAIFTDEAALIAAIQARASA from the coding sequence ATGAAAATTTATTTTGCCAATGCGCTGTTTAGCCACGCCGATTTTGACTATAATGCCAAACTAGCGGCCCAGATCCGCACCGCCATTCCCAAAGTCGATTTGTACGTCCCTCAAGAAAATGCGGCCATCAACAATAAAGAAGCGTACGCAGACTCCAAGATGATTGCTGAAGCTGACACACAGCGGTTAGAGGCAGCTGATTTAATGATTGCCATTTTGGATGGACCCGTCATCGACAATGGCGTCGCGACTGAAGTTGGTGTGGCATATGCACGACATATTCCGATCCTGGGGCTCTATACAGACAGTCGGCGTCTGGGCGCTACTAATCACAAGAAGCTCGCCGCCTTGCAAGAAGTGGCAGAAAACCAATTTCATTATCTCAACTTATACACGACCGGCTTGATTAAGCTCAACGGTGCCATTTTCACCGATGAAGCGGCCTTGATTGCAGCCATCCAAGCCCGCGCATCGGCATAA
- the spxB gene encoding pyruvate oxidase translates to MTEKINAADAMIKVLEDWGIHNIYGLPGGSFDSTMNALYNRRHTINYVQVRHEEVGALAAAGEAKVTGRIGATFGSAGPGAVHLLNGLYDAQYDHVPVLALVGQVPTAAMNTNYFQEMNENPMFADVSVYNRTAMTAAQLPHVVDEAIRQAYKYQGVAVVTIPKDLGWQEIDDNYVSSANLYQKPLLPEPDPEQVATAWSILKDAKKPILYVGNGARGARDEIIAFSEKTHIPIITTALAKGIVPDDYKANMGSAGRVASKPGVEVARGADTVLFLGSDFPFQPYFIAPNAKYIQVDIDASKFGRRHTVDLAVLADAKKFIKALTEKADAVPETAWYRAAVANKANWAEWMTSFEDDPQTPLRVEPIFKLINEMADKDAVFQVDVGNVTINGMRYLKANDNQIFTTSGWYATMGYAVPAAIGAQAEFPDRQVWSISGDGGFAMVMQDIMTQVKYHMPIINIVLTNESLGFIEAEQDDTRQPHSGVDLIDADYGKAAEAMGAQGFEVHNLDELKAAFAKAKDRKGPVVIDVKISDLRPIPVEQLVLDKQTQDPEAVDAFVKKYHAETLIPFRQLLEDAEKTTANV, encoded by the coding sequence ATGACAGAAAAAATCAATGCTGCAGACGCAATGATCAAGGTGTTAGAAGACTGGGGAATTCATAATATTTATGGATTGCCGGGCGGATCGTTTGATAGCACCATGAACGCGCTTTACAATCGCCGCCACACCATTAATTACGTGCAGGTTCGCCATGAAGAAGTGGGCGCATTGGCTGCGGCTGGCGAAGCAAAGGTAACGGGACGCATTGGGGCCACGTTTGGGTCAGCAGGTCCTGGTGCCGTTCATCTGTTAAACGGTTTATATGATGCGCAATACGATCATGTACCGGTATTAGCATTGGTAGGCCAGGTGCCGACTGCAGCCATGAATACCAACTATTTTCAGGAAATGAATGAAAACCCGATGTTCGCCGATGTATCGGTTTATAATCGGACTGCCATGACGGCTGCACAATTGCCGCACGTTGTCGATGAAGCCATCCGCCAAGCTTATAAGTATCAAGGCGTTGCTGTTGTGACCATTCCTAAGGATCTCGGTTGGCAGGAAATCGATGATAATTATGTTTCATCGGCTAATCTTTATCAAAAGCCGTTATTGCCTGAACCGGATCCGGAGCAAGTGGCAACCGCTTGGAGCATTTTAAAGGATGCCAAAAAGCCGATCCTATACGTTGGTAATGGTGCGCGTGGAGCTCGCGATGAAATCATTGCATTTTCCGAAAAAACGCATATCCCGATCATCACAACCGCACTGGCAAAAGGCATTGTGCCAGATGATTATAAGGCCAACATGGGATCTGCCGGTCGGGTTGCATCAAAGCCGGGGGTTGAAGTAGCCCGCGGCGCCGATACGGTTTTGTTCCTTGGCTCTGACTTCCCATTCCAGCCTTACTTTATCGCGCCAAATGCTAAGTATATTCAAGTCGATATTGATGCTAGCAAGTTTGGGCGGCGGCACACAGTTGATCTGGCGGTTTTAGCCGATGCCAAGAAATTCATCAAGGCATTGACCGAAAAGGCTGATGCCGTACCGGAAACTGCTTGGTATCGCGCTGCGGTTGCTAACAAGGCAAACTGGGCTGAGTGGATGACGTCATTTGAAGACGATCCGCAGACCCCATTGCGCGTTGAGCCGATCTTCAAACTTATCAACGAGATGGCCGACAAAGATGCGGTTTTCCAGGTGGACGTCGGTAACGTAACGATTAATGGCATGCGTTATTTGAAGGCCAACGATAATCAAATCTTTACGACTTCCGGCTGGTACGCAACGATGGGCTATGCTGTACCTGCTGCAATTGGCGCCCAAGCTGAATTCCCGGATCGGCAAGTGTGGTCAATTTCAGGTGACGGCGGGTTTGCGATGGTCATGCAGGATATTATGACTCAAGTGAAGTATCACATGCCGATTATCAACATTGTTTTGACCAATGAAAGTTTAGGCTTTATTGAAGCGGAACAAGACGATACCCGTCAGCCGCATTCAGGGGTTGATCTTATTGATGCTGATTATGGCAAGGCAGCTGAAGCGATGGGCGCACAAGGGTTTGAAGTTCATAATTTGGACGAACTCAAGGCGGCATTCGCCAAGGCCAAGGATCGTAAAGGCCCAGTTGTCATTGACGTGAAGATTTCCGATTTACGGCCAATTCCGGTTGAACAACTGGTTTTGGATAAGCAAACGCAGGATCCAGAAGCCGTTGACGCATTCGTTAAGAAGTATCATGCCGAAACCTTGATTCCTTTCCGACAGTTACTCGAGGATGCTGAAAAGACAACTGCAAATGTTTAA
- a CDS encoding hemolysin family protein: MGSDPDGQIWGQLILIVLLTLINAGFAAAEIAVVSSSRARMQAQADKGDRKAAKLVVIMKDSSHFLATIQVGITFAGFFASASAATTLADKVAPIFGSWSFAHEAAVILVTLILSYFSLVFGELYPKQVALQMTERVAKISVTPISWLATLMRPFVWLLSASTKLLMKLTPMEFSHEGESVTREEMVAMIENGRNAGAIEPDEYQMFEGIISLSDTMAREVMVPRTDAFMIDAKEPDQSAIDAILNNIYSRIPVYEEDKDHVIGIVHIKNLLKEARRVGFDQVKIESVMIEPVFVPETIPVDVLLTEMQTKQQQMAILLDEYGGVVGIVTIEDLLEEIVGDIDDESDQAEKLYTKQTDHDFIVSGRMPISEFNELFKTNLDAPDVDTIAGYVLTQLGAIPSTHHSEKLELAPGVRLATGKVEGSRLVNVHIHLSETPPLEVVSKEADS, from the coding sequence ATGGGCAGTGACCCGGACGGCCAGATATGGGGACAGTTAATCCTCATTGTGCTGTTAACATTAATCAATGCAGGATTTGCAGCCGCAGAAATTGCGGTTGTCTCAAGTTCACGTGCTCGAATGCAGGCACAGGCTGATAAAGGTGATCGCAAAGCCGCCAAGCTAGTTGTCATCATGAAGGATTCAAGTCATTTTCTGGCTACCATTCAAGTCGGAATCACCTTTGCCGGTTTCTTTGCCTCGGCTTCAGCGGCGACGACATTAGCCGATAAGGTCGCTCCGATTTTTGGGTCCTGGTCGTTTGCACACGAAGCGGCAGTGATTTTAGTGACGTTGATTTTGTCGTATTTCTCGCTTGTTTTCGGGGAACTTTATCCTAAGCAGGTGGCGCTTCAGATGACGGAACGGGTTGCCAAGATCAGCGTCACCCCGATTAGTTGGCTGGCAACGTTAATGCGCCCGTTTGTCTGGCTATTATCCGCCTCGACTAAATTGCTGATGAAGCTGACCCCCATGGAGTTTAGTCATGAAGGCGAGTCCGTTACCCGAGAAGAAATGGTTGCCATGATTGAAAATGGTCGCAATGCCGGCGCAATTGAACCGGACGAGTACCAAATGTTTGAAGGTATCATCTCGTTGTCTGATACGATGGCGCGTGAAGTCATGGTGCCGCGTACGGATGCGTTTATGATTGATGCCAAGGAACCGGATCAAAGCGCTATTGATGCAATTTTGAATAACATTTATTCGCGAATTCCAGTTTATGAAGAAGACAAAGATCACGTTATTGGGATCGTTCATATTAAAAATCTGCTTAAGGAAGCCCGGCGTGTTGGCTTTGACCAGGTTAAGATCGAATCGGTGATGATTGAGCCGGTGTTTGTCCCGGAGACGATCCCCGTTGACGTGTTGTTGACTGAAATGCAAACCAAGCAACAACAGATGGCCATTCTTTTGGATGAGTATGGCGGGGTCGTTGGCATTGTCACGATTGAAGACTTGTTGGAAGAAATTGTCGGCGATATTGATGATGAATCCGACCAGGCTGAAAAGCTATACACGAAACAAACCGACCACGACTTCATTGTTTCGGGACGGATGCCGATTTCGGAATTTAATGAGCTGTTTAAAACTAACTTAGATGCACCGGATGTTGACACGATTGCCGGTTATGTGCTCACTCAACTTGGGGCCATTCCTTCGACCCATCATAGTGAAAAGCTCGAACTGGCTCCGGGGGTGCGGCTTGCCACTGGTAAAGTCGAAGGTTCTCGGCTGGTCAATGTGCATATTCATTTAAGTGAGACGCCGCCTTTAGAAGTTGTTTCCAAGGAGGCGGATAGTTAG
- a CDS encoding hydroxymethylglutaryl-CoA synthase produces MKIGIDAIEMDTPDFYVDLVKLAKVRGDDPNKYTIGIGQDEQAVPPSSQDIVTLGANAAAKVLTPASRASLGMILVGTESGVDASKSAALFIHDLLALPEWVRAVELKEACYGGTAALMMARDYVASHPDKSVLVIAADIARYGLATAGEVTQGAGAVAMIVKADPCLLTIEPDSVYRSASINDFWRPVYQDTALAQGKYSTEQYLAFFKTVWERYQADHHLSAHDFAAMTFHLPYTKMGKKALDLVLPTTDDASAQRLKNRFEASTRYCRRIGNIYTGSLYLGLLSLLDHDTTLQAGDRIGLFSYGSGAVAEFFSGILQPQFKEQLHAAEHAQQLTKRQELPVPEYEAVFSDKVPYDADDYRPDPAYYRGQFILTGVIGQERHYEKHQS; encoded by the coding sequence ATGAAAATCGGAATTGATGCCATCGAAATGGATACCCCGGACTTTTACGTCGATCTCGTAAAACTTGCCAAGGTTCGCGGTGATGATCCGAATAAATATACGATCGGCATCGGCCAAGACGAGCAGGCGGTTCCGCCATCTAGTCAAGACATTGTGACATTGGGAGCCAATGCCGCCGCAAAAGTATTGACGCCAGCATCACGTGCCAGTTTAGGCATGATTCTGGTTGGAACCGAAAGCGGGGTTGATGCTAGTAAATCCGCCGCCTTATTCATTCATGATCTTTTGGCACTGCCTGAATGGGTGCGGGCGGTTGAACTGAAAGAAGCTTGTTATGGCGGGACCGCTGCGCTTATGATGGCTCGTGATTATGTTGCGAGTCATCCTGATAAAAGTGTGCTCGTTATTGCGGCAGATATTGCGCGTTATGGATTAGCAACGGCCGGTGAAGTGACGCAAGGGGCCGGCGCAGTGGCGATGATTGTCAAAGCTGATCCGTGTCTGCTGACAATTGAACCGGATTCGGTTTATCGATCGGCATCAATCAACGACTTTTGGCGACCGGTTTACCAAGATACGGCGCTTGCTCAAGGAAAATACTCAACCGAACAATATCTCGCCTTCTTCAAGACAGTCTGGGAACGTTATCAGGCCGACCATCATTTAAGTGCACATGATTTCGCGGCAATGACATTCCATCTGCCATATACCAAAATGGGTAAAAAAGCATTGGATCTAGTGTTGCCAACCACCGATGACGCGAGTGCCCAGCGATTGAAAAACCGTTTTGAAGCCAGCACGCGTTATTGTCGGCGAATTGGCAATATTTACACTGGTTCGCTTTATCTGGGGTTGTTGTCGTTGCTGGATCATGATACGACGCTACAAGCCGGGGATCGGATCGGACTGTTTTCGTATGGTTCCGGTGCCGTCGCAGAGTTCTTCAGCGGCATTTTGCAACCACAATTTAAGGAACAACTACACGCCGCCGAACATGCCCAGCAACTAACTAAACGCCAAGAACTGCCTGTACCGGAATACGAAGCGGTCTTTAGCGATAAAGTCCCGTATGATGCCGATGACTATCGCCCTGATCCGGCATACTATCGTGGTCAGTTTATTTTGACCGGTGTCATTGGCCAGGAGCGGCACTACGAAAAACACCAATCGTGA
- the rlmD gene encoding 23S rRNA (uracil(1939)-C(5))-methyltransferase RlmD: MATKVKIGQRFPLTIKRLDINGAGIGYYQRKITFVTGALPGEVVVAEVTAIHDRYLEAKTHKIRSASPDRVTPTEPLFGQIGGVELNHLAYPAQLRFKRDVVAQALAKFKPLGWQHYDLKPTIGMTHPTHYRNKAQFPVREIDGHVRAGLYAPGSHRLIPLTHFLTQAPLTMKVVKTLCQLLEDLQIPIYNEKKHAGIVKTLVVRESFSTGQVQVTFITNSAKLPKQAQLITAIAAQLPMVVSIAQNINPSSTSLIWGKESRLLAGQPYIQETLSGRTFQLSPQAFLQLNPKQTEQLYAIAKDALQLAPDDTLIDAYCGIGTVGMSLANRHQSIYGMDTIPEAIADAKDNAKNNGFNNTHYFVGKAETLFPKWLKEGIHPNAVIVDPPRSGLERPFIDALLQLNPQKFAYISCNPSTLARDLVPLAKHYQVDWIQSIDMFPQTARCEAVVKFTRR, translated from the coding sequence ATGGCAACCAAGGTTAAAATCGGTCAACGTTTTCCTTTAACGATCAAGCGTCTGGATATTAATGGCGCCGGAATCGGATACTATCAACGCAAGATCACCTTCGTTACCGGTGCACTTCCCGGCGAAGTGGTCGTCGCCGAAGTCACAGCCATTCACGATCGTTATCTTGAAGCAAAGACACACAAAATTCGATCAGCCTCACCGGATCGGGTCACCCCAACGGAACCGCTTTTTGGGCAAATCGGCGGCGTTGAGTTGAACCACCTTGCCTACCCTGCGCAGTTGCGATTCAAACGCGATGTTGTCGCCCAAGCTCTGGCCAAATTCAAACCGCTTGGCTGGCAACATTATGATTTAAAACCAACTATCGGAATGACGCACCCAACGCACTATCGCAACAAAGCCCAGTTCCCGGTTCGCGAAATTGATGGGCATGTTCGCGCCGGTTTATACGCACCTGGATCCCACCGTCTCATCCCTTTAACGCACTTTTTAACCCAGGCACCGCTGACCATGAAGGTGGTGAAGACTTTATGTCAACTACTCGAAGACCTTCAAATACCCATTTATAACGAGAAAAAGCACGCCGGCATTGTTAAAACGTTAGTCGTTCGCGAGTCCTTTTCAACTGGGCAAGTTCAAGTCACCTTTATTACCAACAGTGCCAAGTTACCAAAGCAAGCTCAATTGATCACCGCTATTGCCGCCCAACTGCCCATGGTTGTCAGCATCGCCCAAAACATCAATCCTAGTAGCACCTCGCTGATTTGGGGAAAAGAAAGTCGTTTGCTGGCTGGTCAGCCATATATTCAGGAAACCTTGTCCGGGCGTACTTTCCAGCTCTCACCGCAAGCCTTTTTACAACTAAACCCTAAACAGACCGAACAGCTTTATGCCATTGCCAAAGACGCCTTGCAACTTGCGCCGGATGACACGCTGATTGATGCTTATTGTGGTATTGGTACGGTGGGGATGAGCCTAGCTAACCGTCACCAGTCGATTTACGGTATGGATACGATTCCTGAAGCAATTGCCGATGCTAAAGATAATGCCAAAAATAACGGCTTTAACAACACTCATTATTTTGTCGGTAAAGCAGAAACCTTATTCCCTAAGTGGCTCAAGGAAGGCATTCATCCCAATGCTGTCATTGTCGATCCACCACGCTCCGGACTCGAACGGCCATTTATTGATGCGCTATTGCAACTTAACCCGCAAAAGTTTGCCTACATCTCGTGTAATCCGTCCACGTTGGCGCGGGATTTGGTGCCGCTGGCCAAGCATTACCAAGTCGACTGGATTCAAAGCATCGACATGTTTCCGCAAACAGCGCGGTGTGAAGCTGTTGTCAAATTCACCAGACGTTAA
- the recX gene encoding recombination regulator RecX: MAQITKITAQKRRGRYNIFLDGQYAFPVSETTLVTYHLAKEMTLTEDMIAQIKVSEVVAMGLEIGLNYITHQSRTRQEVRERLEKEQLPEDVIGQILTRLTELGFLDDVDYVKRYLEADLKMGDTGPRVVQYKLRQKGIATELLADQLAGIESDEWTAVAVRAGQKNLRHHQNRAYKDQLQRLRVNLMQKGFDEVTIQAAIAKLDPQPDPEAELAMLKTEAEKQWRLKQRYDERTRKQKVKTALFRKGFDLAAIDDVLSELVDES, from the coding sequence ATGGCACAAATCACCAAGATAACGGCACAAAAACGGCGTGGTCGGTACAATATTTTTTTGGACGGCCAATATGCGTTTCCAGTCAGTGAAACAACGCTGGTGACTTACCACCTAGCCAAGGAAATGACGCTCACGGAAGATATGATCGCGCAGATTAAAGTCAGTGAAGTCGTCGCAATGGGCTTGGAGATTGGGCTGAATTATATCACGCATCAAAGTCGAACCCGTCAAGAAGTTCGGGAACGGTTGGAGAAAGAACAACTGCCAGAAGATGTGATCGGACAAATTTTAACCCGTTTGACGGAGCTGGGTTTTTTGGATGATGTCGACTATGTGAAACGCTATCTGGAGGCCGATCTCAAAATGGGTGACACCGGTCCGCGGGTCGTTCAATACAAGCTTCGCCAAAAAGGCATTGCTACGGAGCTGTTAGCCGATCAGCTGGCAGGCATCGAATCAGATGAGTGGACGGCAGTTGCCGTTCGCGCCGGGCAAAAGAACTTAAGGCATCATCAAAACCGCGCGTACAAAGATCAATTGCAGCGGCTGCGCGTGAACCTGATGCAAAAGGGATTTGATGAGGTGACCATCCAGGCAGCCATCGCAAAACTCGATCCGCAGCCAGACCCGGAAGCCGAGTTGGCCATGCTAAAGACAGAGGCGGAGAAACAGTGGCGCTTAAAGCAACGCTATGATGAGCGCACCCGTAAGCAGAAGGTTAAGACGGCGTTGTTCCGGAAGGGGTTTGATTTGGCCGCGATTGATGATGTATTAAGTGAGCTGGTGGATGAATCGTAA
- a CDS encoding AI-2E family transporter, with protein MFDKLRHSKLMFWSVELLVLIFVVIGLTQVSFLFAPVATFFSTLLIPIISAGFLFYLFNPIVKLLQRLHISRNVSILLIFLVVIGAIVLIVMAVLPNLIYQITQFVTNIPDFLKGVRTFISKASHYTWYQRLNIGKYVASLQISPSKLLSQVLGGFSSGLPGVIGSLASTVISIITIPVMLFYFLKDGENFVPSIQRLLPRRYHAEVATVFTRLNATLSHYIGGQAIECLFVGTFTFIGYLIIGMPYAYLLGFIAGVVTIIPYLGPYIGIAPALIIAATEGWTKMLLVVLVVVIIQMTDGNFIYPNVIGRSLDIHPLTIIILLMVAGNLWGLLGTILAVPTYAVIKTVITYLYELYRFHQEHKNDEDFDEDHELSLEAPTHADKPDSELKKK; from the coding sequence ATGTTCGATAAGTTACGCCATTCAAAATTAATGTTCTGGTCAGTCGAATTGTTAGTCTTAATTTTTGTCGTGATCGGCTTAACGCAGGTTTCTTTTTTATTTGCACCGGTCGCGACTTTCTTTTCAACGTTACTGATCCCGATCATTTCGGCGGGATTCTTGTTTTACCTGTTTAACCCGATTGTGAAGTTATTACAGCGATTGCATATCAGCCGCAATGTTTCGATTTTACTGATTTTCTTAGTTGTCATTGGTGCGATTGTTTTGATTGTCATGGCGGTGTTACCGAACCTGATCTATCAGATAACCCAATTCGTGACGAATATCCCCGACTTCTTAAAAGGTGTCCGCACATTTATCAGCAAAGCATCGCATTATACTTGGTATCAGCGGTTAAACATCGGTAAATATGTTGCGAGTTTGCAGATTTCCCCAAGTAAACTGCTGAGTCAGGTACTTGGCGGTTTTTCAAGTGGCCTGCCTGGGGTGATTGGCTCGTTGGCAAGTACCGTTATCAGTATTATTACGATTCCGGTGATGCTCTTTTATTTTCTCAAAGATGGCGAAAATTTCGTTCCAAGTATTCAGCGCTTGCTGCCGCGGCGTTATCATGCTGAAGTGGCTACTGTCTTTACCCGACTTAACGCGACCTTATCGCATTACATTGGCGGGCAGGCGATTGAATGTTTGTTCGTTGGTACGTTCACCTTTATCGGCTACTTGATTATCGGCATGCCGTATGCGTATCTGCTTGGTTTTATTGCCGGTGTTGTTACCATTATTCCTTATTTAGGCCCCTACATCGGGATTGCGCCGGCTTTGATTATTGCTGCTACTGAAGGATGGACTAAAATGTTGCTCGTGGTCTTGGTTGTCGTCATTATTCAGATGACGGATGGCAATTTTATTTATCCTAATGTCATTGGCCGCTCGCTTGATATTCATCCGTTGACCATCATTATTTTACTGATGGTAGCGGGGAATCTGTGGGGCTTGCTGGGCACCATTCTTGCCGTGCCGACTTACGCTGTCATTAAGACGGTCATTACTTATTTATATGAGCTGTATCGTTTTCACCAGGAGCATAAGAATGACGAGGATTTTGATGAGGACCATGAATTGTCACTTGAAGCCCCGACGCACGCTGACAAGCCTGATTCAGAATTGAAAAAGAAATAA
- a CDS encoding GNAT family N-acetyltransferase translates to MEVKSTTDLDSQVHHDSVQIRTHVFVEEQHVPANLEVDADEGKATYFVVYDAGLPVATARILPEGTGYHVQRVAVEKAYRKHGLGKMVLNAIIAYAREQNVAFLKLGAQLQAIGFYKTLGFQLTDQPEFLDAGIRHREMQLQLT, encoded by the coding sequence TTGGAAGTAAAATCAACAACAGACTTAGACTCTCAGGTTCATCACGACAGCGTACAGATAAGAACCCATGTATTTGTGGAAGAACAACACGTTCCGGCAAATCTGGAAGTGGACGCGGATGAAGGCAAAGCCACTTATTTTGTCGTCTACGATGCTGGCTTACCGGTCGCAACAGCACGGATTTTACCAGAAGGAACCGGTTATCACGTCCAGCGTGTTGCCGTCGAAAAGGCCTACCGCAAACACGGGCTTGGAAAAATGGTTTTAAATGCAATTATTGCCTATGCCCGCGAGCAAAACGTTGCGTTCCTGAAGCTCGGAGCACAACTGCAGGCAATCGGTTTTTATAAAACATTGGGCTTTCAGCTAACCGACCAGCCTGAATTTCTAGACGCCGGAATCCGTCATCGCGAAATGCAATTACAGCTTACGTAA
- a CDS encoding helix-turn-helix domain-containing protein — MFEASFFDRHSLINYQLFRAMKTLPQTTLSINALSRATGLSYSQTYTAFQTVLVQLNQMIPAETIDEANFAQFLGNVTINQYRFALLKESLPFVFFDDVFKNPHPDFHTFKEVHQTSVSTLRRRITPFRDYLADNGVNLNSTTWAIEGDELHIRLAMFTFFMLAYRGAGWPFSAEEEKQAKTLLTVINQTDPDFLLMPVEPMSKEALVVLAIQLMRIKQGHPLLPNRRMQLLFSGHEDLPDLIFTSEQFPNLSDSQLKAEKQFYYFMRLYFMTVTRQPQKIDRQLLTHFGETDNLVNRFVTGLVDHLNDQLKKTDRQPIAESQVMIANLYRLSFNEYVLNGRFSQRLDFAQSLYDEADSSTLATAIQRYLKQIPKSMPESVFADFPDQFISGLYLLVSDNYPELNHDMQMIVNVLIEHDSFAKRDLLDFLNDLGFIRVVPPVEAVKPDLIITSITKPKRVIPRLGHPFDPTTPLITWMPEPTDLDYFHLYQRLKQLQRQHRSTARS, encoded by the coding sequence ATGTTTGAAGCCAGTTTCTTTGACCGTCATAGTCTTATCAACTACCAGCTATTTCGGGCAATGAAGACCTTGCCACAAACAACCTTATCGATCAATGCACTAAGCCGCGCCACTGGGTTATCGTATTCTCAGACCTACACGGCATTCCAGACCGTTTTGGTTCAGTTAAATCAAATGATCCCCGCCGAAACAATCGACGAGGCTAATTTTGCGCAATTTTTAGGCAATGTCACGATTAATCAATATCGGTTTGCGTTACTTAAAGAAAGTCTGCCGTTTGTCTTCTTTGATGATGTGTTTAAAAACCCGCACCCTGATTTTCACACATTTAAAGAGGTACATCAAACCAGCGTCTCCACCTTAAGACGACGCATCACGCCATTTCGTGATTATCTAGCTGATAATGGCGTTAACCTTAACAGTACGACTTGGGCGATCGAAGGCGATGAACTTCATATTCGTCTGGCAATGTTTACTTTTTTTATGCTCGCTTATCGTGGAGCTGGTTGGCCTTTTTCGGCTGAAGAAGAAAAGCAAGCCAAAACTTTGCTGACCGTCATCAATCAAACTGATCCGGACTTTTTACTAATGCCCGTTGAACCAATGTCAAAAGAAGCGCTGGTTGTGCTTGCCATTCAACTTATGCGGATTAAACAAGGTCATCCCTTATTACCTAATCGCCGAATGCAATTGCTATTTTCCGGACATGAGGACCTGCCTGATCTGATTTTTACATCAGAACAATTTCCGAACTTATCTGACTCGCAGCTGAAGGCCGAAAAGCAGTTTTATTATTTTATGCGGCTTTATTTTATGACGGTCACCCGCCAGCCACAGAAAATCGACCGCCAATTGCTCACTCATTTTGGAGAAACCGACAATCTCGTCAATCGGTTTGTGACCGGATTGGTTGACCATTTAAATGATCAGCTTAAAAAAACCGACCGCCAGCCCATCGCTGAAAGCCAAGTGATGATTGCAAATCTGTATCGGCTCAGCTTTAATGAATATGTCCTTAATGGCCGCTTTAGTCAGCGTCTTGATTTTGCGCAATCGTTGTATGACGAAGCCGATAGCAGCACGTTGGCAACTGCTATTCAGCGTTATCTAAAGCAAATTCCCAAGTCAATGCCAGAGTCAGTATTTGCAGATTTCCCCGATCAATTTATTAGCGGGCTCTATTTACTGGTCAGCGATAACTATCCTGAACTCAACCATGATATGCAAATGATTGTCAACGTTTTGATTGAACATGACTCATTTGCCAAGCGCGACTTATTGGACTTTTTGAACGATTTGGGTTTTATTCGGGTTGTTCCGCCAGTTGAAGCGGTCAAACCCGACTTGATCATTACCAGTATTACCAAACCAAAAAGGGTGATCCCGCGTTTGGGCCACCCGTTTGATCCCACGACACCCTTGATCACCTGGATGCCGGAACCGACTGATTTGGATTATTTTCACCTTTATCAGCGACTCAAACAATTACAACGCCAGCATCGATCAACCGCTCGCTCCTAA
- a CDS encoding nucleoside tri-diphosphate phosphatase, whose translation MRIPKEGESFAIQSYKHDGSLHRTWRDTMVLKTSEDALIGCNDHTLVTESDGRRWLTREPAIIFFHKHYWFNVIAMIREGGVSYYCNLATPFTMDQEALKYIDYDLDVKVFADGEKRLLDVDEYEAHRKLWHYPATTDRILKANVKVLVDWINHGKGPFSQAYVDLWYRRYIQLAHRI comes from the coding sequence ATGCGAATCCCTAAAGAAGGCGAATCGTTCGCCATTCAGAGTTATAAACATGATGGCAGTTTGCATCGTACCTGGCGTGATACGATGGTTCTTAAAACCAGTGAAGATGCCTTAATCGGCTGTAACGATCATACATTGGTGACCGAATCAGATGGCCGCCGGTGGTTAACGCGAGAACCGGCGATTATTTTCTTTCATAAACATTATTGGTTCAATGTCATTGCCATGATTCGTGAAGGCGGCGTTTCTTACTATTGTAATCTGGCCACCCCGTTTACGATGGATCAGGAAGCATTGAAGTATATTGATTATGATCTGGATGTGAAGGTTTTTGCTGATGGTGAAAAACGCCTTTTAGATGTCGATGAGTATGAAGCGCATCGGAAATTGTGGCATTATCCTGCAACAACGGATCGAATCTTAAAGGCAAACGTCAAAGTGCTTGTCGATTGGATTAATCACGGTAAAGGACCATTTTCGCAGGCATACGTGGATTTATGGTATCGGCGGTATATTCAGCTTGCACATCGGATTTAG